A segment of the Polyangiaceae bacterium genome:
GCCGATTTGGAGCTCCGGTCGCCAGGGAACGAGCAGCATTCGCGTGTAGCTACCGAGCGCCGCTGCGGCGAGCTTCAACCGCCCAGCGACACCCAGCTGAAGTATCGTGAGCGACTCGGGTGCGCCGCTCAAGGCGTGGTGGCGCAGCGCGAGATAGATCCCGGCTGCAATGACGGGCAGCGACGCCAGGGCGTAGCGCCCGCTTTGCTGCTTGCCGCGTGGAAGCACCTCGAGGGTGATCAAGGCCACCACGCCTACGAGCGCCACCTCCTTGCACAAGAGGCCGCACAACACGCACAGCGAGGCGAGCGCATTGCGAGCGGCGTTTCCCTGGCGATGCAGCAACAGGCCACCGAGCACGAAGGTGGTGCTGAGCACGTCGGTGCGCCCGGAGATCCAAGCCACCGCTTCGCTCAGGCGTGGGTGGAGCGCCCAGCAGCAGGTCATGAACAGCGCCACCAAGGGCGCCACGCGGAAACGCCGCATGAGGCCATAGGCAAGCAGCGTGTTCAGCGCGTGGAAGAACAGGTTCGTGAGATGAAACCCCGCAGGGTTGTCTCCGTGGAGTTGCCGGTCCAGCGCGAGGCTCAGAATCACCAGCGGCCGGTAGTAGGTGCGCACATCACCCGCCTCGGGCGACGTCCAAAACGCCGAGCCGAAGTAGCTCCCGAGGGGCTGGAGCGCGCGCACCATGGGTGACTCGAGCACCAGGTAGCGGTCATCCCACACGAACGGCGCCCCCAGCGTCCGCACATAGGCCACTACGACCAACAGCAGTGCGAACCAGGGAGCCCAGCGCCGAAGCATACTGGTGCGGAATCTCTCACGGGAGCCGCGGATTCTCCAGCCGAACGGCCGCTTGCGGGGAAAAAGCCGCTGGCGTTCTGCCGACGACGAGCCGCGGGCCGGCTGAAGCTCAGTCCGTCGTTCGCGCTGGTTCGCGAGAGCTCTCCCCAAGCGTTGGTCCCAGCCGAGTCAGCCGCTCGAACCGCCGCGTCAACGCGACACGGGCCAGCTCAGGAAGAAGCTCTCCCCAGCTAGCCCGTGTTGGTACTGCTCGGCGCTGAGTGACCGCAGCCGCGACCGCAGCCGCTACCGAGTCGCCCGATGCCCCCGCTAGATGGTGCGCGTACGGCCCACCACCAGGCTGATTACCGCGAGGATCAGGAAGCCGACGAACAGGATCTTCGCGATACCCGCAGCGGCTCCGGCGATGCCGAAGAAGCCGAAGAAGGCGGCCAAGAGTGCGATGATGAAAAATGCGAGGGTCCAGCGTAGCATGATGTTTCTCCGTTGAAACAGAATGGGTTTGACTGGGCCCAAACGTTGCCGTCTTGGCCGCCCAGCTGCACTCGAGCGAGCGCAATGGGAGCTTGAGCAACCCCTGTGCCAAGCCTCGGAGACGCGCCGAGCCGCGGTCACGCGATGGGTCGGCGACGCCGTCCGGGTCCAAGGAGCCGCGAAAGGCGGGCGAAATGCACGTTCTTGCGGAGCGTAGGTAGCGATTTGCCCCTGCGAGGCACTCCTGGAACAGAGCGCGGGCGTCGTGCGCGTCGGACACCCCCCGTGGCCAAAAGGCGCGGCGCTCCCAAGTTAGTGGGACTTACGTCGGGCTTTTTGCTGTCCAGCCGCCGCCGCTCTACGGCATGCCCCTTGCTCCCATTCCTTCATAGAAACGCGCCACGTCGTGTGGCGTGTGAGAGGAGGAAAGATCATGGCCAAAGAAGCGGCACCGTCCAAAGAAGCTGCGTCGTCCAAACAAGGCGCACAAACCAACTCGAGCGAGCTTCGCTCACGCCTCGCGGCGAACGCCAAGCGCGGCACTCATGTACTGAGCGAGCGTCTCGAAGAGTTTGCGGCGTCCCGCTCCGGCGCTCCGGCGAAGATCGCGAGCCAAGCCGCGTCGCTCGTGGCACGCGCTGGACGCGCAATCGTGGTGGATGACGACGCGCTGGAGCGCCTTGGCCGTCCTGGCGCCATGCCTGCTCAGCGCCAAAACGAGCCGAACAAACAGGCAGGCGACAAGCTCGCGGGAGCAGCCAAGCGCAGCTCCTCCGCCAACGGCAGCGCCACCCAGGAGTCACGCGCGGCGATAGCGCGTGCCGAAAACGAAGGCATGGTGCCGTAGCGATCGCCGCACGGAAAATCACCAAGAGGCCCCCGCTAGCGATCTGGGACGAAGCGCGGGGGCGCTAGTGTGCCGTCCCCGCGGGTTGCTCACGGAGCCGCCTGCCTAGATCAGCGTGCAGAGTTGCTCTAGCAGCAAGTCCTCGCTGATCCCGAGCGCTGAGGCTTCGCCGAGCGCGATAGAATCCGCGACGCGTTCGAAGGCGAGCAGGATGAGCAACGCCCGGGGTCGCTCGTCTGCTCCGAGCAGCGGGGTCAGCCAATCGAGCTGACGTGCCCGGGAGGCGACGCGAAACGCCGCGACCTGCGGGTCGCTCGCTACCAGACCGAGCAGGCTCGCGCGCAGGCCAGCCCAACGCTTGTGGTGGTCAACGACCGCTTGCGCCAAGGCGCGCTTCCGAGCGGTGCCCTTGAGCTTGGGGGTTTGCGCATCCAGCCGCGAGAACAAGTCGGACCACTCGGCCTCCACCCAACGCTCATACGTGGCGAGGAATAGCGCCCGTTTGTCTTCGAAGTAGCGGTACAACGTGGCCGGGGCAAAGCCCGCCTCGCGTGCGATACGATTCGTGTCCGTCCCAAAGTAGCCGTCGCGGTCGAAAGCGCGGGCGGCCGCGGCCAGAAGCAGCTCACGGGTGCGCTCGGGATCCCGCGAGCGGGGTGAGCGGCGCGGGGTTGCCTTGGGAGGCGCGACGGCGGCCCGGCGAACCGCGTTCTGGGGCTTGACCATAAGCGATGTATACATCATTTATAAGTGATGGATACATCGTTTATCGCTCTGAGCGGATCGGGGGGAGAGGGCGCAACAGCCGACTTCGGGAGTCACCGCATCGCCCTGGGCGAGAGCACGATCGAGCTGAATTGCCGCGCTTCCGGTCCGCGAGATGCATCGCTGTGCCTTGTTTGCCTGCACGCGGTAGGCCACGATCAAGAAGACTACGCCGGCACTCATGGGCTACCCGGGGTGCGTGTCTTGAGCTTCGACTGGCCCGGGCACGGCGGCTCTTCAGCGGACCAAACGCCTGCGAGCACTGAGCGCTATGCCGAGGTTGCCGAGCAGCTGCTCTCGACGCTAGATGAAGCCGCAGGGAAACGTCGCTACGTTCTGCTGGGAAACTCGATTGGCGGGGCGGTGGCGTTACGGCTCGCGACGCGATCCCCCATCGCGTCCAAGATCGCCGGCTTGGTGGTGATCGATGCGGGGGGCCTGGTCCCGATGGGCGCGAAGGAGCGCGCCTTCTGCCGGGCTTTTGCCTGGGCCTATCGCGCAGCGAGTCGGGGAGGGCTGGCGCGCCGAGTATTGCCTTGGTGGTACTCGAGGATGTATCGGCGTCTGTTGGTGGGGCCCGACGCAGCAGCCCGGCGAGACGCGATCGTCGCCGCGGGGCTCCAGCGCGCTCCCGTGCTGAGCCAAGCTTGGCGTAGCTTTGCGGCGCCGGAGGCAACGGTTATCCCCCACTGCACGGAGGTGCGCGTCCCGACACTGGTATGCTGGGCGCGCTCCGATCCGTTCAATGCCCTGAGCGCCTCCTTGCCTGCCATTCGCAGCATTCCGCACCACCACCTTGCGGTCTTTGAAGGTGGGCACGCGCCCCACGTCGAACAGCCTGAGCGTTTCCGCGAGGTGCTGCTCGAGTACTTGGATGCGCTTCGCCAGTAGATGCTAGCTCACGGTGCGGAGGCTGATCTTCCGACCGTCGCTCGAGCGGTGGCTCAGCGCACTTCGGTGCGCCTCCCCCCCAGCCAAGGGTGCAGAGTCTTCCGCGACCTCTGCCAGGAGGTCGTAGTCGGTGACCTGCGTGATGCGCGCGCGGTGGATTTCCCCCGGGGCGACCTCACCACCAGAAATGAAGACGGAGCCGTCGATCTCCGGGGCTTGCCCTGGATGGCGACCGACCATCACCAGCTCGTGCTCTTCACTCGGGCCCTCGACCAGCACCTCGAGCTCCTTGCCGAGCAGCGCGCGGTTCTTCTTGCGGCTGATTTTGCGCTGGATCGCCATCAGGTGACGGGCGCGATCGTAGGAGACACGGGCGGGCACCTTGTCACCGAGCTGGTAGGAATGACTCGTGGTCTCGTCGCTGTAGCGGAAGACACCGACGCGATCGAACTCGGCCCAACGCACGAAATCGCAGAGCTCGTCGTACTCTGCTTGGCTCTCACCGGGGTGTCCAACAATGAATGCCGTGCGGAAAGTCAGATTCGGAACCTGCTTGCGCATGCGCTCCACCAGCTCTCGCAAGCGCGCGCCACCGTGACCCCGGCGCATGCGGCGCAGCATGCCGTCCGCCGCGTGCTGGAGCGGCATGTCGACATAGGGCAGCACACGCGGGTGCGAACCGAGCAAATCCAGCAAATCGTCGCCGAGCTTCTCGGGGTACAGATAGAAGAGCCGCACCCAGCGGATCCCAGGCACGTCCGCCACGCGCTCCACGAGTTTCCGCAGGGCAGAGGCATCGAAGCGCTTGCCGGTGACGCCGGTCTCGATCTTGGTGGAACCCGAGAGATCGCGGCCGTAGCTCACCGTGTCTTGGCTGACTAGGTTGACCTCGAGCACGCCGGCTGCGGCAAGCTGCTCGACCTCGCGCACGATATCGTCTGCGCTCCGGGAGCGCTGTTTTCCGCGTAGATCTGGGATCACGCAGAAGGAGCACTTGCGATTGCAGCCTTCAGCGAGCTTCACGTAGGCGCTGGCGCCGCGGGTGCTGATGACTCGCGGATCACTGGCGTGTACGACCCAGTCTGCGGGTTGTCCGACCAGCATGCGGTCTGCGCCGCCCTTCAGCACGCGTTCGAGTTTGAGCATGTCGCTCGAGCCGAGCACATGGTCGACCTCGGGCATGCCATCGGCGATCTCATCCGGGTGCCGTTGACTCAAACAGCCGGCGACCACGAGGCGCTCGCAGCGACCGCTCTCCTTGAAGCGCGCCATCTCCAAAATGGTGTCGATGGACTCTTGCTTCGCAGCGTCGATGAAGCCGCAGGTGTTCACTACGATCACCGACGCATCGTCGGGCTGCTCGGTGTGGGCGTAGCCAGCGCGCTCTGCCACGCCCAGCATCACCTCGCTGTCGACGCGGTTCTTGGGGCAGCCGAGGCTGACGAAGTGGATGGTGGGAGTCTTCACGCTTCCTTTGGGCCGGTCGGCGGCCGGAGTCGGCTGAGCCGCACAACTGCCAGACGCGCGACTCAGGTCGCCTCGTTTAGCTCATGCGGTGCAAGCCCGCCAGCCGGCGGAGCGCGTGTGGTTCCGGACCGGCGCGACTCAAGCTTGCTTCATCGAGTCGATGAAGCGGTCGAAGAGGTACAGCGAGTCGTGGGGACCGGCGGCGCTCTCCGGGTGGTACTGCACGCTGAAGGCCTTGGCTTCTGGCGCTGCGAGGCCCTCGCTGGTCCCGTCGTTCAGGTGCAAATGCGTGGTCTTGGCGAGGCTGCCAATGGACTCCACATCGACCACGAAGCCGTGGTTTTGGCTCGTGATTTCCAC
Coding sequences within it:
- a CDS encoding DUF1328 domain-containing protein; this translates as MLRWTLAFFIIALLAAFFGFFGIAGAAAGIAKILFVGFLILAVISLVVGRTRTI
- a CDS encoding TetR/AcrR family transcriptional regulator, with the protein product MVKPQNAVRRAAVAPPKATPRRSPRSRDPERTRELLLAAAARAFDRDGYFGTDTNRIAREAGFAPATLYRYFEDKRALFLATYERWVEAEWSDLFSRLDAQTPKLKGTARKRALAQAVVDHHKRWAGLRASLLGLVASDPQVAAFRVASRARQLDWLTPLLGADERPRALLILLAFERVADSIALGEASALGISEDLLLEQLCTLI
- a CDS encoding alpha/beta fold hydrolase: MDTSFIALSGSGGEGATADFGSHRIALGESTIELNCRASGPRDASLCLVCLHAVGHDQEDYAGTHGLPGVRVLSFDWPGHGGSSADQTPASTERYAEVAEQLLSTLDEAAGKRRYVLLGNSIGGAVALRLATRSPIASKIAGLVVIDAGGLVPMGAKERAFCRAFAWAYRAASRGGLARRVLPWWYSRMYRRLLVGPDAAARRDAIVAAGLQRAPVLSQAWRSFAAPEATVIPHCTEVRVPTLVCWARSDPFNALSASLPAIRSIPHHHLAVFEGGHAPHVEQPERFREVLLEYLDALRQ
- the rimO gene encoding 30S ribosomal protein S12 methylthiotransferase RimO — protein: MKTPTIHFVSLGCPKNRVDSEVMLGVAERAGYAHTEQPDDASVIVVNTCGFIDAAKQESIDTILEMARFKESGRCERLVVAGCLSQRHPDEIADGMPEVDHVLGSSDMLKLERVLKGGADRMLVGQPADWVVHASDPRVISTRGASAYVKLAEGCNRKCSFCVIPDLRGKQRSRSADDIVREVEQLAAAGVLEVNLVSQDTVSYGRDLSGSTKIETGVTGKRFDASALRKLVERVADVPGIRWVRLFYLYPEKLGDDLLDLLGSHPRVLPYVDMPLQHAADGMLRRMRRGHGGARLRELVERMRKQVPNLTFRTAFIVGHPGESQAEYDELCDFVRWAEFDRVGVFRYSDETTSHSYQLGDKVPARVSYDRARHLMAIQRKISRKKNRALLGKELEVLVEGPSEEHELVMVGRHPGQAPEIDGSVFISGGEVAPGEIHRARITQVTDYDLLAEVAEDSAPLAGGEAHRSALSHRSSDGRKISLRTVS